In Bubalus kerabau isolate K-KA32 ecotype Philippines breed swamp buffalo chromosome 4, PCC_UOA_SB_1v2, whole genome shotgun sequence, one DNA window encodes the following:
- the CHRNB1 gene encoding acetylcholine receptor subunit beta isoform X1, whose amino-acid sequence MTPGALLLLLLGVLGAHLVPGARGSEAEGRLREKLFSGYDSTVRPAREVGDRVWVSIGLTLAQLISLNEKDEEMSTKVYLDLEWTDYRLSWDPEEHEGIDSLRISAESVWLPDVVLLNNNDGNFDVALDINVVVSSDGSMRWQPPGIYRSSCSIQVTYFPFDWQNCTMVFSSYSYDSSEVSLQTGLSPEGQERQEVYIHEATFIENGQWEIIHKPSRLIQPSMDPRGGGEGRREEVTFYLIIRRKPLFYLVNVIAPCILITLLAIFVFYLPPDAGEKMGLSIFALLTLTVFLLLLADKVPETSLSVPIIIKYLMFTMVLVTFSVILSVVVLNLHHRSPHTHQMPLWVRQLQPSLSQTRGRLQLQLLIFIHKLPLYLGLKRPKPERDQMQEPPSITPRDSPGSGWGRGTDEYFIRKPPNDFLFPKPNRFQPELSAPDLRRFIDGPNRAVGLPPELREVVSSISYIARQLQEQEDHDALKEDWQFVAMVVDRLFLWTFIIFTSVGTLVIFLDATYHLPPADPFP is encoded by the exons ATGACCCCAGGGGCGCTGCTTCTGCTCCTGCTGGGGGTGCTGGGGGCGCATCTCGTCCCGG gcgccCGCGGCTCGGAGGCGGAGGGCCGACTCCGCGAGAAACTTTTCTCAGGCTATGATAGCACGGTGCGGCCGGCGCGGGAGGTGGGAGACCGTGTCTGGGTCAGCATTGGTCTCACCCTGGCGCAACTCATCAGCCTG AACGAGAAGGATGAGGAGATGAGCACAAAAGTCTACTTAGACCTG GAATGGACTGACTACAGGCTCAGCTGGGACCCTGAGGAGCACGAGGGCATCGATTCACTCCGCATCTCAGCGGAATCCGTGTGGCTACCCGACGTGGTGCTCCTAAACAA TAACGATGGAAATTTTGATGTTGCTCTGGACATCAACGTCGTAGTGTCCTCCGACGGCTCCATGCGCTGGCAGCCCCCGGGCATCTATCGCAGCAGCTGCAGCATCCAG GTCACCTACTTCCCCTTTGACTGGCAGAACTGCACCATGGTGTTCAGTTCCTATAGCTATGACAGCTCAGAGGTCAGCCTGCAAACTGGCTTGAGTCCTGAGGGGCAGGAGCGGCAGGAAGTGTATATTCATGAAGCGACCTTTATTG AGAATGGCCAATGGGAGATTATCCACAAGCCTTCTCGGCTAATTCAGCCTTCAATGGATCCTAGGGGAGGCGGGGAAGGACGACGTGAAGAAGTCACCTTCTACCTCATCATTCGCCGGAAGCCTCTGTTTTACCTGGTCAACGTCATTGCCCCATGCATCCTCATCACTCTCCTGGCCATCTTTGTCTTCTACCTGCCACCGGATGCAG GAGAGAAGATGGGGCTCTCCATCTTTGCCCTGTTGACCCTCActgtgttcctgctgctgctggcagACAAAGTACCTGAGACCTCCCTGTCTGTCCCCATCATTATCAAGTACCTCATGTTCACCATGGTCCTCGTCACCTTCTCAGTCATCCTTAGTGTTGTGGTCCTCAACTTGCACCATCGCTCACCCCACACCCACCAAATGCCCCTTTGGGTTCGTCAG CTTCAACCTTCCCTTTCACAGACCCGAGGGAGACTACAACTTCAACTCCTG ATCTTTATCCACAAACTCCCTCTGTACCTGGGTCTGAAGAGGCCCAAACCTGAGAGAGACCAGATGCAGGAGCCACCTTCCATAactcccagggattctccaggaagtgGCTGGGGTCGGGGAACAGATGAATATTTCATCCGCAAGCCACCAAATGATTTTCTCTTCCCCAAACCCAACAG GTTCCAGCCTGAACTGTCTGCTCCAGACCTGCGACGATTTATCGATGGTCCAAACCGGGCTGTGGGTCTCCCTCCTGAGCTACGGGAGGTCGTTTCTTCGATCAGCTACATCGCTCGACAGCTACAGGAACAGGAAGACCATGACGCG CTGAAGGAGGACTGGCAATTTGTGGCCATGGTAGTGGACCGCCTCTTCCTATGGACCTTCATCATCTTCACAAGCGTTGGGACCCTTGTCATCTTTCTGGATGCCACATACCACTTGCCCCCCGCCGACCCTTTTCCTTGA
- the CHRNB1 gene encoding acetylcholine receptor subunit beta isoform X2 has translation MTPGALLLLLLGVLGAHLVPGARGSEAEGRLREKLFSGYDSTVRPAREVGDRVWVSIGLTLAQLISLNEKDEEMSTKVYLDLEWTDYRLSWDPEEHEGIDSLRISAESVWLPDVVLLNNNDGNFDVALDINVVVSSDGSMRWQPPGIYRSSCSIQVTYFPFDWQNCTMVFSSYSYDSSEVSLQTGLSPEGQERQEVYIHEATFIENGQWEIIHKPSRLIQPSMDPRGGGEGRREEVTFYLIIRRKPLFYLVNVIAPCILITLLAIFVFYLPPDAGEKMGLSIFALLTLTVFLLLLADKVPETSLSVPIIIKYLMFTMVLVTFSVILSVVVLNLHHRSPHTHQMPLWVRQIFIHKLPLYLGLKRPKPERDQMQEPPSITPRDSPGSGWGRGTDEYFIRKPPNDFLFPKPNRFQPELSAPDLRRFIDGPNRAVGLPPELREVVSSISYIARQLQEQEDHDALKEDWQFVAMVVDRLFLWTFIIFTSVGTLVIFLDATYHLPPADPFP, from the exons ATGACCCCAGGGGCGCTGCTTCTGCTCCTGCTGGGGGTGCTGGGGGCGCATCTCGTCCCGG gcgccCGCGGCTCGGAGGCGGAGGGCCGACTCCGCGAGAAACTTTTCTCAGGCTATGATAGCACGGTGCGGCCGGCGCGGGAGGTGGGAGACCGTGTCTGGGTCAGCATTGGTCTCACCCTGGCGCAACTCATCAGCCTG AACGAGAAGGATGAGGAGATGAGCACAAAAGTCTACTTAGACCTG GAATGGACTGACTACAGGCTCAGCTGGGACCCTGAGGAGCACGAGGGCATCGATTCACTCCGCATCTCAGCGGAATCCGTGTGGCTACCCGACGTGGTGCTCCTAAACAA TAACGATGGAAATTTTGATGTTGCTCTGGACATCAACGTCGTAGTGTCCTCCGACGGCTCCATGCGCTGGCAGCCCCCGGGCATCTATCGCAGCAGCTGCAGCATCCAG GTCACCTACTTCCCCTTTGACTGGCAGAACTGCACCATGGTGTTCAGTTCCTATAGCTATGACAGCTCAGAGGTCAGCCTGCAAACTGGCTTGAGTCCTGAGGGGCAGGAGCGGCAGGAAGTGTATATTCATGAAGCGACCTTTATTG AGAATGGCCAATGGGAGATTATCCACAAGCCTTCTCGGCTAATTCAGCCTTCAATGGATCCTAGGGGAGGCGGGGAAGGACGACGTGAAGAAGTCACCTTCTACCTCATCATTCGCCGGAAGCCTCTGTTTTACCTGGTCAACGTCATTGCCCCATGCATCCTCATCACTCTCCTGGCCATCTTTGTCTTCTACCTGCCACCGGATGCAG GAGAGAAGATGGGGCTCTCCATCTTTGCCCTGTTGACCCTCActgtgttcctgctgctgctggcagACAAAGTACCTGAGACCTCCCTGTCTGTCCCCATCATTATCAAGTACCTCATGTTCACCATGGTCCTCGTCACCTTCTCAGTCATCCTTAGTGTTGTGGTCCTCAACTTGCACCATCGCTCACCCCACACCCACCAAATGCCCCTTTGGGTTCGTCAG ATCTTTATCCACAAACTCCCTCTGTACCTGGGTCTGAAGAGGCCCAAACCTGAGAGAGACCAGATGCAGGAGCCACCTTCCATAactcccagggattctccaggaagtgGCTGGGGTCGGGGAACAGATGAATATTTCATCCGCAAGCCACCAAATGATTTTCTCTTCCCCAAACCCAACAG GTTCCAGCCTGAACTGTCTGCTCCAGACCTGCGACGATTTATCGATGGTCCAAACCGGGCTGTGGGTCTCCCTCCTGAGCTACGGGAGGTCGTTTCTTCGATCAGCTACATCGCTCGACAGCTACAGGAACAGGAAGACCATGACGCG CTGAAGGAGGACTGGCAATTTGTGGCCATGGTAGTGGACCGCCTCTTCCTATGGACCTTCATCATCTTCACAAGCGTTGGGACCCTTGTCATCTTTCTGGATGCCACATACCACTTGCCCCCCGCCGACCCTTTTCCTTGA
- the FGF11 gene encoding fibroblast growth factor 11 isoform X2, giving the protein MAALASSLIRQKREVREPGGSRPVSAQRRVCPRGTKSLCQKQLLILLSKVRLCGGRPARTDRGPEPQLKGIVTKLFCRQGFYLQANPDGSIQGTPEDTSSFTHFNLIPVGLRVVTIQSAKLGHYMAMNAEGLLYSSRRSGRAWYLGLDKEGRVMKGNRVKKTKAAAHFVPKLLEVAMYREPSLHSVPETSPSSPPAP; this is encoded by the exons ATGGCGGCACTGGCCAGTAGCCTGATCCGGCAGAAGCGGGAGGTCCGCGAGCCCGGGGGCAGCCGGCCCGTGTCGGCGCAGCGGCGCGTGTGTCCCCGCGGCACCAAGTCCCTTTGCCAGAAGCAGCTGCTCATCCTGCTGTCCAAGGTGCGACTGTGCGGGGGGCGTCCCGCGCGGACGGACCGCGGCCCGG AACCTCAGCTCAAAGGCATCGTCACCAAACTGTTCTGCCGCCAGGGTTTCTACCTCCAGGCGAATCCCGACGGGAGCATCCAGGGCACCCCAGAGGACACCAGCTCTTTCA CCCACTTCAACCTGATCCCTGTGGGGCTGCGAGTAGTCACCATCCAGAGTGCCAAGCTGGGTCACTACATGGCCATGAATGCTGAGGGGCTGCTCTACAGCTCG CGCCGTTCTGGACGGGCCTGGTACCTGGGCCTGGACAAGGAGGGCCGAGTCATGAAGGGAAATCGAGTCAAGAAGACCAAGGCAGCTGCCCACTTTGTGCCCAAGCTCCTGGAGG TGGCCATGTACCGGGAGCCTTctctccacagtgtccctgagaCCTCCCCTTCCAGTCCCCCTGCCCCCTGA
- the FGF11 gene encoding fibroblast growth factor 11 isoform X1, with protein MAALASSLIRQKREVREPGGSRPVSAQRRVCPRGTKSLCQKQLLILLSKVRLCGGRPARTDRGPEPQLKGIVTKLFCRQGFYLQANPDGSIQGTPEDTSSFTHFNLIPVGLRVVTIQSAKLGHYMAMNAEGLLYSSPHFTAECRFKECVFENYYVLYASALYRQRRSGRAWYLGLDKEGRVMKGNRVKKTKAAAHFVPKLLEVAMYREPSLHSVPETSPSSPPAP; from the exons ATGGCGGCACTGGCCAGTAGCCTGATCCGGCAGAAGCGGGAGGTCCGCGAGCCCGGGGGCAGCCGGCCCGTGTCGGCGCAGCGGCGCGTGTGTCCCCGCGGCACCAAGTCCCTTTGCCAGAAGCAGCTGCTCATCCTGCTGTCCAAGGTGCGACTGTGCGGGGGGCGTCCCGCGCGGACGGACCGCGGCCCGG AACCTCAGCTCAAAGGCATCGTCACCAAACTGTTCTGCCGCCAGGGTTTCTACCTCCAGGCGAATCCCGACGGGAGCATCCAGGGCACCCCAGAGGACACCAGCTCTTTCA CCCACTTCAACCTGATCCCTGTGGGGCTGCGAGTAGTCACCATCCAGAGTGCCAAGCTGGGTCACTACATGGCCATGAATGCTGAGGGGCTGCTCTACAGCTCG CCGCATTTCACAGCTGAGTGTCGCTTTAAGGAGTGCGTCTTTGAGAATTACTATGTCCTGTACGCCTCTGCTCTCTATCGCCAGCGCCGTTCTGGACGGGCCTGGTACCTGGGCCTGGACAAGGAGGGCCGAGTCATGAAGGGAAATCGAGTCAAGAAGACCAAGGCAGCTGCCCACTTTGTGCCCAAGCTCCTGGAGG TGGCCATGTACCGGGAGCCTTctctccacagtgtccctgagaCCTCCCCTTCCAGTCCCCCTGCCCCCTGA
- the TMEM102 gene encoding transmembrane protein 102, with amino-acid sequence MASAVWGNAPWWSPPPPAPARPLTDIDFCSGAQLQELTQLIQELGVQESWSDGPKPGPDLLQAKDFVFSLLSLIHRRDPRFPPQTELLLLRGGIREGSLDLGPAPLGPYTRGPHYDAGFTLLVPVFSLDGTGQELQLDMRSCYAWLCLPEQVRGTSVREAWQDCLGPPVPGGRDWIHPTDSRESPRDPQSSVDQPHSDITEPEAHESLEKSPSNVSVPESPQQNLTDIGFPSPSEETNDDVTKAADVSPGPQPSEAREAWPTLCPAQVAAWFFASLAAVAESLFPVPGAPRLVHAARHAGFTTILLATPGPPRRLLLFDLIPVVSVAGWPQGARTHSWAGPLASESSCFYLVPGGGGQTERPGASGWQLCFARQELALKARIPTPLLQAHAAAQALLRPLVAGTRAAAPYLLRTLLYWACERLPALYLARPENAGACCLGLLDELGRVLEARTLPHYFLSGQKLRAGDGASSLLGALALLRGDPARALRAAVEEAKAARKGGGLAGVGAGSH; translated from the exons ATGGCTTCTGCAGTCTGGGGGAACGCTCCCTGGTGGAGCCCaccgcccccagccccagcccggcCGCTCACAGACATCGACTTCTGCTCTGGAGCGCAGCTGCAAGAACTAACCCAGCTGATCCAGGAGCTGGGTGTGCAGGAGAGTTGGAGTGATGGGCCCAAGCCAGGACCAGATCTCCTCCAGGCCAAGGATTTTGTGTTCTCTTTGCTTA GTCTCATTCATCGCAGGGACCCTCGCTTTCCTCCCCAGACAGAGCTCCTGCTGCTTCGTGGTGGGATTCGAGAGGGCTCCCTGGATTTGGGGCCTGCGCCTCTAGGTCCCTACACTCGGGGACCTCACTACGATGCTGGCTTCACACTTCTGGTGCCCGTGTTTTCTTTAGATGGCACTGGGCAGGAGCTGCAACTGGACATGAGATCCTGTTACGCATGGCTCTGCCTCCCAGAGCAGGTACGCGGAACCTCGGTCCGGGAAGCATGGCAGGATTGCCTAGGACCCCCAGTCCCAGGAGGACGTGATTGGATCCACCCAACTGATAGCAGAGAGAGTCCCCGGGACCCGCAAAGCTCCGTGGACCAGCCACACAGTGACATCACTGAGCCTGAGGCACACGAGTCTTTGGAAAAATCACCTAGTAATGTTTCAGTGCCGGAGTCACCCCAGCAAAACCTAACCGATATTGGCTTTCCCTCACCATCGGAAGAAACGAATGATGACGTCACCAAAGCAGCAGATGTTAGCCCAGGGCCACAGCCGTCGGAGGCTCGGGAGGCATGGCCCACATTGTGCCCCGCCCAGGTGGCTGCTTGGTTCTTTGCTTCGCTGGCTGCGGTCGCTGAGTCCCTATTCCCCGTCCCGGGTGCCCCGCGCTTGGTCCACGCAGCCCGCCACGCAGGGTTCACTACCATCCTCCTGGCTACACCCGGGCCCCCGCGCCGCCTCCTGCTTTTCGACCTGATCCCCGTGGTGTCTGTGGCCGGCTGGCCCCAGGGGGCTCGGACCCACTCGTGGGCCGGCCCGCTGGCCTCGGAGTCGTCCTGCTTCTACCTGGTGCCCGGCGGCGGCGGCCAAACGGAGCGGCCGGGAGCCTCCGGCTGGCAGCTCTGCTTTGCCCGCCAGGAGCTGGCGCTCAAGGCGCGCATACCCACTCCGCTGCTGCAAGCGCACGCGGCGGCCCAGGCGCTGCTGCGCCCGCTGGTGGCGGGGACCCGGGCCGCGGCGCCCTACCTCCTGCGGACGTTGCTCTACTGGGCGTGCGAGCGGCTGCCCGCGCTCTATCTGGCGCGGCCCGAGAATGCGGGCGCCTGCTGCCTCGGGCTGCTGGATGAGCTGGGCCGAGTACTCGAGGCGCGGACGCTGCCCCACTATTTTCTGAGTGGCCAAAAGCTCCGTGCGGGGGACGGCGCCTCTTCGCTGCTCGGGGCGCTGGCCCTGCTTCGCGGGGACCCTGCCCGGGCCCTGCGTGCCGCTGTGGAGGAGGCCAAGGCTGCGCGTAAGGGGGGCGGCTTAGCCGGCGTGGGAGCCGGGTCCCATTAA
- the SPEM3 gene encoding uncharacterized protein SPEM3, producing MGERTYHRGQACSGTNPRKCQDLGDSILLILGSFILLNVGINVVTLLWKHLKNSLRILFRHFFPRDKQSSYAGSHPMCMRCSVDPKNPCSRVPPRFHCRPSFLLRHPNHLDSWIPDTNDEKASKCCWMRPQCGHVRAPVEVPWGLRKEGLMGAGEDPQITALKAQATFYSKPETSSKFRRMSKVDMVPLRLPQESKTKTPDHDPAQAQTHSLVQSPGHAPTKAQTFSPAHPPEPTPAQTQTHTPIYPPEHAPPQAETDSLALGPEHNSAQVCGPEHTSAYTPDLAPSQGPAQSPTPAPVPMSATTAVPALVMALPTTPVPSTPTSSILTSIPSTLSAFSQGLSTGHVVYDARRVKQNLFHVRAPQNSGYSRKDLGTLSRLQEGHGLVSSGAAEQTLKQSSEDSAKPFTGSILGYLELGNMEWKLSNDVKDESVQPKTFPYCSFHPYSSEKQNMDSQTPVYPKFLVYSKDATPYQPCFHVPTSTQNSMSTVPPPCTLSLPLISPRSFVVHQHSNHQKPSTLVQTPKFPPTSKSPQSVLSSQGPIPPQFSTTSQTQNQLQPPELHENLGLNQDHGLQKTPGLSEDTRVPRNPGFTQDPGLHKSPGFTQEPGLHKSPGLAQDPGLHKSPGFTQDPYLCKNPSLSQDSDFHKDSVITQDSCSRSLSSTQEGSFFRSPYLTQPSGLHKITPFLQTSDIQRSSGFRHDSGVCRNLEQNFYRSQELSQKTGLHSIPHPSQDSGCYKSRGNAQDLGVSRSLGFTQDSEPQKSPCFVQDSGVNKNSGLTQESGPHENPGFVQTPGLYKDSGDYNNPGLTQDSGVYKSQNLTQDSDLHKNLGLTHVTEVKRCDVPQDAKLHRSPEHCYNPNLHKYPGVIQHPGPQKGPALTQDSGFSKTQDFIKGSGLQEDSHFVPNPVLHKNPLGTDCVQVWGPLQTPKSFISQKIPQRHDAGQHVPGTSVPPSQPSSPAKAQEVYNNRQTFSEVPVLIELQPPSRRAGSQGWVYRPVDTAPAASQNYRQMSVPPQTNWKPHCPGSGTRVGHVVFDARQRQLGAGRDKCEALSPRRIHREISNNSPEMAKAPCSYP from the exons ATGGGTGAGCGAACCTACCACAGAGGCCAAGCGTGCTCTGGCACCAACCCCAGAAAGTGCCAGGACCTAGGAGACTCAATTCTTCTGATCCTGGGCAGCTTCATCTTGCTCAACGTGGGGATCAATGTGGTGACTCTG CTCTGGAAACACCTGAAGAACTCCTTGCGGATTCTTTTCCGTCATTTTTTCCCCAGAG ACAAGCAATCCAGCTATGCAGGCAGCCATCCCATGTGCATGCGTTGCTCCGTGGATCCCAAGAACCCGTGCTCAAGAGTCCCGCCCCGCTTCCACTGCCGCCCAAGCTTCCTGCTCAGGCACCCTAACCACCTGGACTCCTGGATACCAGACACGAACGATGAGAAGGCTTCTAAGTGCTGCTGGATGCGGCCTCAGTGTGGACATGTCAGGGCTCCCGTGGAGGTGCCATGGGGACTGCGGAAGGAGGGGCTAATGGGAGCTGGGGAAGACCCTCAGATCACAGCCTTAAAGGCCCAAGCCACCTTCTACTCTAAGCCGGAGACATCTTCCAAGTTCCGTAGGATGAGCAAGGTGGACATGGTTCCGCTGCGCCTGCCCCAAGAGAGCAAGACTAAGACCCCAGACCATGACCCAGCCCAGGCCCAGACCCACTCCCTGGTCCAGTCTCCTGGGCATGCTCCTACCAAGGCCCAGACCTTCTCTCCAGCCCACCCCCCTGAGCCCACCCCAGCCCAGACTCAGACCCACACCCCCATTTATCCCCCTGAGCATGCCCCACCTCAGGCCGAGACTGACTCCCTAGCCCTTGGCCCTGAGCACAACTCTGCCCAGGTCTGTGGTCCGGAGCACACCTCAGCCTATACCCCGGACCTGGCCCCCTCACAGGGCCCAGCCCAGT CCCCTACACCAGCCCCTGTCCCCATGTCTGCCACAACCGCTGTCCCTGCACTGGTCATGGCCCTGCCGACCACTCCAGTCCCTTCCACACCCACTTCCTCCATCCTAACTTCTATTCCCTCTACTTTGTCTGCCTTCAGCCAAGGCCTCTCCACTGGCCATGTGGTCTATGATGCCCGCAGGGTAAAGCAGAACTTATTCCATGTACGTGCCCCTCAGAACTCTGGGTATTCCAGAAAGGACTTAGGTACACTCTCCAGGCTCCAAGAGGGGCATGGCCTGGTGAGCTCTGGTGCAGCTGAGCAAACACTGAAGCAAAGTAGTGAGGACAGTGCCAAGCCCTTCACAGGATCCATATTGGGTTACCTGGAGTTGGGGAACATGGAATGGAAGCTTTCAAATGATGTCAAGGATGAATCTGTGCAGCCCAAGACCTTCCCTTACTGCAGTTTCCACCCTTACAGCTCTGAGAAGCAAAACATGGACTCCCAGACTCCAGTCTACCCCAAATTCCTGGTGTACTCCAAAGATGCTACCCCTTATCAACCTTGCTTCCATGTTCCAACCAGTACCCAGAACTCAATGAGTACTGTGCCTCCACCCTGcactctttctctgcctctcatTTCTCCTAGATCCTTTGTTGTTCATCAACACAGCAACCACCAGAAGCCCTCCACCTTAGTAcagacccccaaatttcccccaACCTCCAAGTCTCCTCAGTCTGTCCTCTCTTCCCAGGGTCCCATCCCTCCCCAGTTCTCCACTACTTCCCAAACCCAAAACCAGCTCCAGCCCCCTGAACTTCATGAGAATCTAGGCCTCAACCAAGACCATGGTCTCCAGAAGACCCCAGGCCTTTCAGAAGACACTAGAGTTCCCAGAAA CCCAGGCTTTACTCAAGACCCAGGCCTCCATAAGAGCCCAGGCTTTACTCAAGAGCCAGGCCTCCACAAGAGCCCTGGCCTTGCTCAAGACCCAGGCCTCCACAAGAGCCCAGGCTTTACCCAAGACCCTTATCTCTGCAAGAATCCAAGCCTTTCCCAAGATTCTGACTTTCACAAGGATTCAGTCATTACACAAGATTCTTGCTCCCGGAGTTTAAGTTCTACTCAAGAGGGAAGTTTCTTTAGAAGCCCATATCTCACCCAACCTTCTGGTCTCCACAAGATCACACCATTTCTTCAAACTTCTGACATTCAGAGGAGCTCAGGCTTTAGGCATGACTCTGGAGTCTGTAGAAATCTAGAACAAAACTTCTATAGAAGTCAAGAGCTCTCCCAAAAAACTGGTCTCCATAGTATCCCACACCCTTCTCAAGATTCTGGATGTTACAAGAGTAGAGGTAATGCCCAAGATCTAGGAGTGTCTAGGAGTCTAGGCTTTACCCAAGATTCTGAACCACAGAAGAGTCCATGCTTTGTCCAAGACTCTGGAGTCAATAAGAACTCAGGCCTTACCCAGGAATCTGGTCCCCATGAGAACCCAGGCTTTGTGCAAACCCCTGGCCTCTATAAGGACTCAGGAGACTACAACAATCCAGGCCTTACTCAAGATTCTGGAGTTTACAAGAGCCAAAACCTTACTCAAGATTCTGACCTCCATAAGAATCTGGGCCTTACCCATGTCACCGAAGTCAAAAGATGTGATGTTCCCCAAGATGCTAAACTTCACAGGAGCCCAGAACATTGCTACAACCCTAACCTCCACAAGTACCCAGGAGTTATTCAACATCCTGGCCCCCAGAAGGGTCCAGCCCTTACTCAAGACTCTGGCTTCTCCAAGACTCAGGACTTTATCAAGGGATCAGGCCTCCAAGAGGACTCACACTTTGTCCCCAATCCTGTCCTCCACAAGAACCCTCTGGGAACTGACTGTGTCCAAGTTTGGGGCCCACTTCAGACCCCAAAGTCATTTATATCTCAGAAGATTCCTCAAAGGCATGATGCCGGGCAGCATGTTCCAGGGACTTCTGTCCCACCTAGCCAGCCCTCCTCCCCCGCCAAGGCCCAGGAGGTCTACAATAATCGACAAACCTTCTCAGAGGTGCCTGTGCTGATAGAGCTGCAACCACCCTCCCGGCGAGCAGGCAGCCAAGGCTGGGTGTACCGCCCCGTGGACACAGCTCCTGCAGCCTCCCAGAACTATCGCCAGATGTCTGTGCCTCCCCAAACCAACTGGAAGCCCCACTGCCCAGGGTCAGGCACCCGGGTAGGGCATGTGGTCTTTGATGCCCGCCAGAGACAGTTGGGAGCAGGCAGGGACAAGTGCGAAGCGTTGTCTCCCAGGCGCATTCACCGAGAGATATCCAACAACTCACCAGAGATGGCCAAGGC ACCTTGCAGCTACCCCTAA
- the SPEM2 gene encoding uncharacterized protein SPEM2: protein MENQLWSDNLGCCHQHQESTQDVEDFLLLLLGLVILVNIGINVATMMWHRLQNVLDNSICWINQKNEILQACESSPKYPPAKAKDVHIHCTLDPVEVKMARPTHCSSSSYRRPRSRSRSRSLSRRPRCHQPRCQGRSRSRPCSHQRRSKNRKQFPYSCSVFGRPRHSHKMSQLRARPSFDREDLDSYLEEDKDLAFPLPKYPRRSWGGLYQRMGLPSSVGLWGRQGGILASLPPPSLYLSPELRRLPKRVEAKSELRLQSFRPLCSPSHTWGNVEVDQWTSSPPPPRRLPPNPSWVPAGHSPYPSRGQLLYDNRDQRRRGLEASEPPSALLTRVSRPEAREHYSPQVHRRSLVGHAHGQPNHSPHPSTGHLNYSRDPHEVQRRAAEWTETLPTRHPLTTSTSLTVLGEASYQRALAPSSALLLRSSQPLPEVQATEPPQPTFMPLSRNPGGNASYQVYDSLELKRQVQESRARANSLPPSNSASRPSLHRSRTGKIH from the exons ATGGAAAATCAGCTCTGGTCTGACAACCTGGGGTGCTGCCATCAACACCAAGAAAGTACCCAGGATGTGGAGGActtcctgctcctgctgctgggcCTTGTCATTCTTGTCAACATCGGGATCAACGTAGCAACTATG aTGTGGCACAGGCTCCAGAATGTCTTAGACAACAGCATCTGTTGGATTAATCAGAAAA ATGAAATCTTGCAGGCTTGTGAAAGTTCCCCCAAATATCCTCCAGCCAAGGCCAAAGACGTCCACATCCACTGTACCCTGGACCCTGTAGAAGTGAAGATGGCCAGGCCCACTCACTGCTCCTCTTCCTCCTACCGCCGTCCCCGCAGCCGAAGCCGCAGCCGAAGCCTCAGCCGCCGCCCTCGCTGCCACCAACCTCGCTGCCAGGGCCGCAGCCGAAGCCGTCCCTGCAGCCACCAGCGGAGGTCGAAGAACCGCAAACAATTCCCCTACAGTTGCTCGGTCTTCGGTAGGCCACGTCACAGCCACAAGATGTCACAGCTGCGAGCGAGGCCCTCCTTTGATCGGGAGGACCTGGACTCCTACCTGGAGGAGGACAAAGACCTTGCCTTCCCACTCCCCAAGTACCCGAGGCGGAGCTGGGGAGGGCTCTACCAACGGATGGGCCTACCCTCCAGCGTGGGGCTCTGGGGCCGCCAGGGTGGGATCCTGGCCAGCCTGCCGCCACCTTCTCTCTACCTGTCACCTGAGCTGCGCCGCCTGCCCAAGCGTGTGGAGGCCAAGTCTGAGCTCAGGCTGCAGTCCTTTAGGCCCCTCTGCTCACCATCCCACACCTGGGGCAATGTGGAGGTGGACCAGTGGACCTCGTCTCCACCGCCTCCCCGACGGCTGCCCCCCAACCCCTCATGGGTTCCTGCAGGGCACAGCCCTTACCCCTCAAGGGGCCAGCTCCTGTATGACAACCGGGATCAGCGGCGACGTGGTCTGGAGGCTTCTGAGCCTCCCTCCGCCCTGTTGACCCGGGTCTCCCGGCCCGAAGCCCGAGAGCACTACTCCCCACAGGTCCACCGACGGAGCCTCGTCGGCCATGCTCACGGCCAGCCCAAccacagcccccacccctccacgGGACACTTGAACTACTCCCGGGATCCGCATGAGGTCCAGCGCCGGGCAGCCGAGTGGACTGAGACACTGCCCACTAGGCACCCTCTGACCACCTCCACCTCCCTCACTGTGCTGGGCGAGGCCTCGTACCAGCGGGCCCTGGCTCCCAGCTCAGCTCTGCTCCTccgctcctcccagcccctgcccgAAGTCCAGGCTACAGAGCCACCCCAGCCCACCTTTATGCCACTCAGCCGGAACCCAGGGGGCAATGCCAGCTACCAGGTGTATGACAGCCTGGAGCTGAAGCGGCAGGTGCAGGAGAGCAGGGCGCGAGCCAACTCGCTGCCACCTTCCAACTCGGCCTCCAGGCCCTCTCTGCATAGAAGCCGGACTGGGAAAATTCACTGA